In Candidatus Sedimenticola sp. (ex Thyasira tokunagai), the following proteins share a genomic window:
- a CDS encoding transposase, which translates to MPKPRKSLISLDATPYYHCVSRCVRRAFLCGTDQLTGRSYEHRRGWIEARLLDLPRYFAIELCAYAVMSNHTHVVLHIDTERAADWSLHEIIERWHGLFSGTLLSQRFLANEPMCRAELALVEELAESWRERLCSVSWFMRCLNETIARQANAEDGCTGRFWEGRFKCQALLDEAALAACMAYVDLNPIRAGMADTPESSEHTSIRRRTQALKGLNDTSTLDPAPSRPVQPSELQPFVGYPREPMPNGLPFRLEDYLELVDWTGRAIREDKRGVIPSDLPPILDRLHIDPKSWLYMTSSFESRFKSLIGRADHIHVACEILGQRWAHGMSACRQLLTP; encoded by the coding sequence ATGCCCAAACCAAGGAAGTCACTCATCAGCCTCGATGCAACGCCCTACTATCACTGCGTTTCTCGCTGTGTACGCCGCGCCTTTCTCTGTGGAACAGATCAACTTACAGGGCGCTCTTATGAGCACCGCCGAGGCTGGATCGAAGCGCGCCTACTGGACCTCCCCCGCTACTTTGCCATCGAACTATGTGCCTACGCTGTCATGAGCAATCACACCCATGTGGTGCTCCATATCGATACAGAGCGTGCTGCTGACTGGTCCCTACACGAAATCATTGAACGATGGCACGGGCTGTTTAGCGGCACCCTACTGAGCCAGCGCTTCCTGGCAAATGAACCCATGTGCAGAGCCGAATTAGCCCTGGTTGAGGAACTGGCTGAATCCTGGCGAGAACGCCTCTGCTCAGTGAGTTGGTTTATGCGCTGCCTCAATGAAACCATTGCTCGCCAGGCCAATGCAGAAGACGGTTGTACAGGACGTTTTTGGGAGGGCCGCTTCAAGTGCCAGGCCCTCCTCGATGAAGCCGCTCTCGCCGCCTGTATGGCTTACGTCGATCTTAACCCCATCAGGGCTGGAATGGCGGATACACCAGAATCATCAGAGCACACCTCCATACGGCGCCGTACCCAGGCTCTGAAGGGCTTAAACGATACAAGTACATTAGATCCGGCACCAAGCCGCCCTGTCCAGCCATCGGAACTCCAACCATTTGTTGGCTACCCTCGTGAACCTATGCCCAATGGCCTGCCCTTTCGTCTCGAGGATTACCTTGAGCTGGTGGACTGGACAGGGCGAGCTATCCGGGAAGATAAACGTGGCGTAATTCCTTCTGACCTACCACCCATTCTTGATCGTCTGCACATTGATCCTAAATCATGGCTATACATGACCAGTTCATTCGAGAGCCGCTTCAAATCCCTGATTGGACGAGCTGATCATATTCATGTGGCTTGCGAGATACTTGGCCAACGGTGGGCCCATGGTATGAGTGCCTGCCGACAACTACTTACTCCCTGA
- a CDS encoding Na/Pi cotransporter family protein produces the protein MAPAFAAGGGNSIDWFKMAMTLFGGLAIFLYGMELMTESLKAVAGNKMKMILEKLTGNRIAGVITGAGVTAVVQSSSVTTVIVVGFVTAGLMNLAQATGVIMGANIGTTITAQIVAFKVTKYALLMVAGGFGMMMMGRQEKTKHWGTMLLGLGLVFFGMGVMSGAMKPLRSFQPFLDLMVTMENPVIGILIAAAFTGLVQSSSATTGIVIVMATEGLVSLPAGIALAFGANIGTCVTALLASIGKPRVALQASMVHLLFNVFGVVLWFFFIPYLADFVIWLSPAADASLTGQAKLAAEAPRQIANAHTVFNIANTLIFLPLAGVIAGMAQKLVPLKEATAEEAMVAQFKPKYLDDGMLQSPPLALSMARREARRMGEGVEEMLKGIPDAVFTGSVDKMAKLREADDQVDALYAAISRYLSKLGRQDLTATEADETMMVATASTEVENIGDIVEIHMSHLANMMSSSEIKFNDVELNTLNEFHGKVMTAFKSAMAALEHDRRGAAESILKMEDDIIGGMDRLVRERQLNLLQGDHTPQEMLAFTLQTDIMENLKRIYEHTKRIAKLVTRKEGSSTTMVLAD, from the coding sequence ATGGCGCCCGCTTTTGCTGCGGGAGGCGGTAATTCTATTGACTGGTTTAAGATGGCAATGACGCTGTTTGGCGGCTTGGCCATCTTCCTCTACGGCATGGAGTTGATGACCGAATCCCTGAAGGCCGTAGCCGGTAACAAGATGAAGATGATCTTGGAGAAGCTGACCGGCAACCGGATCGCTGGTGTGATCACCGGCGCCGGCGTCACCGCCGTGGTTCAGTCCTCCTCGGTCACCACCGTTATCGTGGTGGGCTTCGTTACCGCTGGCTTGATGAACCTGGCTCAGGCCACTGGTGTCATCATGGGCGCCAATATCGGTACCACCATCACGGCTCAGATCGTGGCCTTCAAGGTCACCAAGTATGCCCTGCTGATGGTAGCGGGCGGCTTCGGCATGATGATGATGGGCCGTCAAGAGAAGACCAAGCACTGGGGCACCATGCTATTGGGTCTCGGTCTGGTGTTCTTCGGCATGGGCGTAATGAGTGGCGCGATGAAGCCACTGCGCAGCTTCCAGCCCTTCCTTGACCTCATGGTCACCATGGAAAACCCTGTGATCGGCATCCTGATCGCGGCGGCATTCACCGGGCTGGTTCAGTCCTCCTCTGCGACCACGGGTATTGTCATCGTGATGGCGACGGAGGGTCTGGTGAGTCTCCCGGCGGGTATTGCCCTGGCCTTTGGTGCCAACATCGGTACCTGCGTAACCGCGTTACTGGCCTCCATCGGCAAGCCACGAGTCGCGCTCCAAGCCTCTATGGTCCATCTCTTGTTCAACGTCTTCGGGGTGGTTCTCTGGTTCTTCTTCATACCCTATCTCGCAGACTTTGTTATCTGGCTGTCACCGGCGGCAGATGCCAGTCTGACCGGTCAGGCGAAGCTGGCGGCAGAGGCCCCACGCCAAATCGCCAATGCTCACACCGTGTTTAACATCGCCAATACTCTTATATTCCTGCCGCTTGCCGGTGTGATTGCGGGAATGGCGCAGAAATTGGTCCCTCTCAAGGAGGCCACTGCAGAAGAGGCTATGGTGGCTCAATTCAAGCCTAAATATCTTGATGACGGCATGCTGCAAAGCCCACCTCTGGCTCTCAGCATGGCGCGCCGCGAGGCCCGTCGCATGGGTGAAGGGGTTGAAGAGATGCTGAAGGGTATTCCCGATGCAGTCTTTACCGGAAGTGTCGACAAGATGGCGAAACTGCGTGAAGCGGATGATCAGGTGGATGCTCTGTATGCCGCTATCAGCCGTTATCTCAGTAAATTGGGAAGGCAGGATCTCACCGCAACAGAAGCTGATGAGACCATGATGGTCGCCACCGCCTCGACAGAGGTGGAAAACATCGGTGATATCGTTGAAATCCACATGTCCCATCTGGCAAATATGATGTCGTCGAGCGAAATCAAGTTCAATGATGTGGAGTTGAATACACTCAATGAATTCCACGGCAAGGTGATGACCGCCTTCAAATCAGCCATGGCCGCCCTTGAGCATGACCGCCGAGGTGCTGCAGAGTCGATACTCAAAATGGAGGATGATATCATCGGCGGTATGGATCGACTGGTGCGGGAACGTCAATTAAATCTGCTACAGGGTGATCACACACCTCAAGAGATGCTGGCTTTCACGCTACAGACTGATATCATGGAGAACTTGAAACGTATCTATGAACACACTAAGCGTATAGCCAAGCTGGTTACCCGCAAGGAAGGAAGCTCCACTACAATGGTGCTCGCGGACTAA
- the pntB gene encoding Re/Si-specific NAD(P)(+) transhydrogenase subunit beta gives MTEGMITVAYIAASVLFILALGGLSNQESAQRGNIYGIAGMVIAIVATILGAQVTGYTTILICMVVGGVIGGFLAKRVEMTEMPELVAILHSFVGLAAVLVGYASYLDPNSHLEGIERTIHEIEIYIGVLIGAITFTGSVAAFGKLKGIITSKPLMLPARHWLNLGLGVICIVLGTQFVGAESHSAGMMPLIIMTLIAMVFGVHMVMAIGGADMPVVVSMLNSYSGWAAAATGFMLANDLLIVVGALVGSSGAILSYIMCRAMNRKFLAVIAGGFGTESGTPSGEVVDQGDVVPVLAAETAEILKNSSEVVIIPGYGMAVAQAQYPIFEMTKKLQAQGVKVRFAIHPVAGRLPGHMNVLLAEAKVPYDIVLEMDEINDDFPQTDAVLVIGANDIVNPDAQDNPASPIAGMPVLECWKAKTSIVMKRGMATGYAGVQNPLFFKENSRMLFGDAKASVDEILANL, from the coding sequence ATGACTGAAGGTATGATTACGGTTGCCTATATCGCAGCCAGTGTTCTATTTATCCTCGCACTCGGCGGATTGAGCAATCAAGAGAGCGCACAACGCGGAAACATCTATGGCATTGCCGGCATGGTAATCGCCATTGTTGCCACGATACTGGGGGCTCAGGTCACCGGCTACACCACCATTCTCATCTGTATGGTCGTAGGTGGTGTTATCGGTGGCTTCCTCGCCAAACGGGTAGAGATGACCGAGATGCCGGAGCTGGTGGCGATACTCCACAGCTTCGTCGGCTTGGCAGCTGTACTGGTGGGTTACGCCAGCTACCTCGATCCCAACTCCCATCTTGAAGGTATCGAGCGCACCATCCATGAGATTGAGATCTACATTGGCGTACTCATCGGTGCAATCACATTTACAGGCTCAGTTGCTGCATTCGGTAAGCTGAAAGGCATTATCACCAGTAAACCACTGATGCTACCGGCCCGCCACTGGCTGAACCTTGGCCTTGGCGTTATCTGCATTGTTCTCGGCACCCAATTCGTTGGCGCTGAGTCCCATTCGGCAGGCATGATGCCGCTGATTATCATGACGCTGATCGCCATGGTATTCGGTGTCCACATGGTCATGGCCATCGGTGGTGCGGATATGCCGGTTGTTGTCTCCATGCTCAACAGCTACTCCGGTTGGGCCGCGGCAGCCACAGGCTTTATGCTTGCCAACGATCTGCTGATTGTTGTCGGTGCACTGGTGGGTAGTAGTGGTGCCATCCTGAGTTACATCATGTGCCGTGCAATGAACCGCAAGTTCCTGGCGGTAATCGCAGGTGGCTTTGGTACAGAGAGTGGCACACCCTCAGGTGAGGTGGTGGATCAGGGCGATGTGGTTCCCGTCTTGGCAGCCGAGACTGCAGAGATTCTGAAGAACTCATCTGAGGTGGTGATTATCCCAGGCTACGGCATGGCGGTAGCTCAGGCTCAGTACCCGATCTTTGAGATGACCAAGAAACTGCAGGCCCAGGGCGTCAAAGTTCGCTTTGCCATTCATCCGGTGGCCGGGCGCCTGCCGGGTCACATGAATGTGCTGCTGGCTGAAGCCAAGGTGCCTTACGATATCGTACTGGAAATGGATGAGATCAATGATGATTTCCCACAGACCGATGCGGTGCTGGTGATCGGCGCCAACGATATCGTCAACCCCGATGCTCAGGACAACCCGGCAAGCCCCATCGCGGGTATGCCGGTACTTGAGTGCTGGAAGGCAAAAACATCCATCGTGATGAAACGGGGCATGGCCACCGGTTACGCCGGCGTACAGAACCCGCTCTTCTTCAAAGAGAACTCACGTATGCTGTTTGGCGATGCCAAAGCCAGTGTCGATGAGATTCTGGCTAACCTCTAG
- a CDS encoding ion transporter yields the protein MDKNRTDNTNPFRQRSLREGINTILFDLHHPWGRNANMFGMLVILGSVLLSMVGTLDRVTEQARELIHYVEIIITLLFAMEYLLRAYSAHQPPKYLLSFYGLVDLFTWLPLLLFGDVFLAIRLLRILRLLKLLRYLRAIRLFFASMIDVFDIVFVVLATIIIMVLVSGNLIHFLEPETFGNAFMGCWWAIVTMTTVGYGDIVPATTAGKLLASVVMMMGITMFALLTGTISIKLSEHVAKHKECIDCGEEIAEHAPFCEHCGAKQRL from the coding sequence ATGGATAAAAATAGAACTGATAACACCAATCCATTTCGACAGCGATCCCTGCGCGAAGGTATTAACACTATACTGTTCGACCTACATCATCCATGGGGCCGAAATGCCAACATGTTCGGTATGCTGGTGATCTTGGGTAGTGTACTGCTCTCGATGGTCGGCACACTCGATAGGGTGACCGAACAGGCCCGCGAGCTAATCCACTACGTGGAAATAATCATAACCCTGCTCTTTGCCATGGAGTATCTACTGCGGGCTTATTCTGCACATCAACCACCCAAGTACCTATTGAGTTTCTATGGCCTGGTTGACCTCTTCACCTGGTTGCCCCTGCTACTGTTCGGCGATGTCTTCCTTGCGATTCGCCTGCTGCGGATACTTCGATTGCTCAAACTGCTGCGCTATCTGCGCGCCATCAGGCTCTTCTTCGCCTCGATGATTGATGTGTTCGATATAGTCTTTGTCGTACTGGCAACCATTATCATCATGGTTCTGGTATCGGGTAATCTGATCCACTTTCTTGAGCCTGAGACCTTTGGCAACGCCTTCATGGGTTGCTGGTGGGCTATAGTCACCATGACCACAGTAGGCTACGGCGACATAGTGCCTGCAACCACGGCGGGCAAATTGCTCGCCTCCGTAGTAATGATGATGGGCATCACTATGTTCGCACTGTTAACGGGCACCATCTCAATCAAACTGTCCGAACACGTGGCAAAACACAAGGAGTGTATCGACTGTGGAGAGGAGATAGCTGAGCATGCACCATTCTGTGAACACTGTGGAGCCAAGCAGCGTCTGTAG
- a CDS encoding ATP-binding protein, translating into MKVGVRVKLFLVSLLLMLFIGLIIGIYLENAQRAWAESRIESELLHHAKLVREGLLLADRANTISIVEPLADRFGQTIDQRVTIIADDGRVLGDSDLDEDQVRRIENHGSRAEVVTAKAEGIGVARRYSTTIGTDMLYVAIPFQRDDGNGVVRVEVSLQQVESTILELRTFLIFAGLLAGLAVLAVAVVIAFASSHLLTRILRNLLEHARKIAPGVLGKNLQDSSMDEISSLGAAFNQITLELDRTAKTMAKERYRFEAVLEGMSEAVFALGERQQITLVNQAAYTMLGLTDSPLGRLLGQVIPVREVVDLTRTMDFEKSASVQFDLPGSEQRRVLARAQGTGQGCIVVIHDITEIYRLEEMRRQFVANVSHELRTPVSVIQGYAETLLDGALEDKAVGRSMLESLMRNAVRLTSVIEDLLDLSRLDSHCYQLAPEEVAVLDVVEELRETVAPVVDRKGLRLELDIDPNLKVWADASALSHALRNFLDNAVKYTPDKGRVAVRAQHSDGLVRIEVQDDGAGIEACHRPRLFERFYRVDTGRSRDVGGTGLGLAIVKNLVEAMAGHVGMEPVKPNGSIFWMGLPGVPATPMQTVPKALDTDS; encoded by the coding sequence TTGAAGGTCGGTGTTCGGGTAAAGCTTTTCCTCGTTTCACTGCTGTTGATGCTGTTCATCGGTCTGATTATCGGCATCTACCTGGAAAATGCACAGCGTGCCTGGGCTGAATCCCGGATCGAATCAGAACTCCTCCATCATGCCAAACTGGTTCGGGAAGGTCTCCTCCTGGCTGATCGAGCCAATACCATTTCTATCGTGGAGCCGTTGGCGGACCGATTCGGCCAGACTATTGATCAGCGTGTAACCATCATCGCCGACGATGGGCGGGTGCTGGGGGATTCTGATCTGGACGAGGATCAGGTGCGCCGGATCGAGAATCATGGCAGTCGGGCGGAGGTGGTTACCGCCAAGGCGGAGGGGATTGGTGTAGCACGACGCTACAGCACCACCATAGGAACCGATATGCTCTACGTCGCCATCCCGTTTCAGCGAGATGACGGTAATGGTGTGGTGCGGGTGGAGGTCTCCCTGCAGCAGGTGGAGAGCACCATCCTGGAGCTGAGAACGTTTCTGATTTTTGCCGGTCTACTCGCCGGACTGGCTGTCCTTGCGGTGGCGGTTGTGATTGCATTTGCCTCTTCCCATCTGTTGACCCGCATTCTGCGTAATCTGTTGGAACACGCCCGGAAAATAGCGCCCGGTGTACTGGGAAAAAACCTGCAGGATTCATCCATGGATGAGATCAGCAGCCTGGGCGCCGCTTTTAATCAGATCACCCTTGAGCTGGATCGGACGGCCAAGACCATGGCCAAGGAGCGCTACCGCTTCGAGGCGGTGCTGGAGGGCATGAGTGAGGCGGTCTTCGCTCTGGGAGAGCGGCAGCAGATTACGCTGGTCAATCAGGCCGCATACACCATGCTGGGATTGACTGACTCACCTCTGGGCAGATTGTTGGGGCAGGTGATTCCCGTCAGGGAAGTGGTGGATCTGACCAGAACCATGGACTTCGAAAAATCCGCTTCGGTCCAGTTTGACCTGCCCGGATCGGAGCAGCGCCGGGTTTTGGCTCGGGCTCAGGGAACCGGTCAGGGTTGTATTGTCGTTATCCATGACATCACCGAGATATACCGGCTGGAGGAGATGCGACGGCAATTTGTGGCGAATGTCTCCCACGAACTACGCACCCCGGTCAGTGTCATTCAGGGTTATGCTGAAACCCTGCTGGATGGTGCTCTGGAGGACAAGGCCGTGGGGCGGAGCATGCTGGAGTCACTGATGCGCAATGCAGTGCGTCTGACCAGTGTCATCGAAGACTTGCTGGACCTCTCACGATTGGACTCCCACTGTTATCAACTCGCTCCAGAGGAGGTGGCTGTTCTTGATGTGGTGGAAGAGCTGAGGGAGACTGTTGCCCCGGTGGTGGACAGAAAGGGTCTTCGCCTGGAACTGGATATCGATCCAAACCTCAAGGTGTGGGCCGATGCCAGTGCTCTGTCTCATGCCCTCCGCAATTTTCTCGATAATGCCGTCAAATATACGCCGGATAAGGGGCGGGTTGCAGTGCGGGCACAGCACAGTGATGGATTGGTGCGTATTGAGGTGCAGGATGATGGAGCGGGCATCGAAGCGTGTCACCGCCCCCGGCTGTTTGAACGCTTCTATCGGGTGGATACGGGTCGCTCTCGGGATGTGGGAGGTACCGGGCTCGGATTGGCTATTGTCAAAAATCTGGTGGAAGCTATGGCGGGCCACGTAGGTATGGAGCCGGTCAAGCCGAACGGTTCCATCTTCTGGATGGGACTGCCGGGTGTACCCGCAACCCCAATGCAGACCGTTCCCAAGGCACTGGATACGGATAGTTAG
- a CDS encoding class I SAM-dependent methyltransferase — translation MSCPLCTEENKTALGIKNGWTWVRCTDCGLSYIDPLPTSEELRDYYSLYGVNKKNIKNANRKVRRFKRKFWPLLFLTKGRSFLDVGCNTGFAVEAARSLGCEATGIDLSDEAIDIAKKSFKHCRFFNVTIEEFAKTEKQYDIISCAEVIEHVTDAHSFLDKIDSLLKAGGILYLTTPDAGHFRVPKSFLEWNDVSPPQHTMLYTKKSIKKLMGEHGLDVLYFQPMLKPNIRLVAKKRKC, via the coding sequence ATGTCATGTCCACTTTGTACTGAAGAAAACAAAACTGCTCTTGGCATAAAAAATGGGTGGACGTGGGTAAGGTGCACTGATTGCGGACTCTCCTACATAGACCCTTTGCCAACCAGCGAAGAGCTTCGAGATTATTATTCTTTATATGGCGTAAATAAAAAAAATATAAAGAATGCTAACCGTAAGGTCAGAAGGTTCAAACGTAAATTTTGGCCACTTTTATTTCTGACTAAAGGACGATCTTTTCTGGATGTCGGATGCAATACCGGATTTGCTGTTGAAGCAGCGCGTTCATTAGGTTGCGAAGCGACAGGAATAGATCTTAGTGATGAAGCTATCGATATAGCCAAAAAGAGCTTTAAACATTGCCGGTTCTTTAATGTCACGATTGAAGAGTTTGCGAAGACCGAAAAACAGTACGACATCATATCCTGTGCGGAGGTGATTGAGCATGTGACAGATGCACACTCTTTTCTTGATAAGATTGATAGCCTGCTAAAGGCCGGTGGGATTCTCTACTTAACCACGCCAGATGCGGGTCATTTTCGAGTGCCAAAAAGTTTTTTGGAGTGGAATGATGTCTCGCCGCCGCAACACACCATGCTTTATACAAAAAAGAGTATTAAAAAATTGATGGGTGAGCATGGCCTCGACGTTTTATATTTTCAACCCATGTTGAAGCCTAATATTCGCCTGGTGGCAAAAAAGCGCAAGTGCTGA
- a CDS encoding site-specific integrase, whose protein sequence is MTPLRNKMIEAMTVRGFSPRTHESYLQAVEGLAKYYHRSPDTLTPGQVKRYFANLAVERGLAWSSCRLAFHGIRFLFLQVLQRSGFDKDIPMPKRKANK, encoded by the coding sequence ATGACTCCCTTACGCAACAAAATGATCGAAGCCATGACGGTGCGTGGTTTCTCACCCCGTACCCACGAGAGCTACCTGCAAGCGGTTGAAGGGTTGGCAAAGTATTACCACCGTTCACCTGACACCCTGACTCCAGGGCAGGTCAAACGTTACTTTGCCAATCTGGCAGTTGAGCGGGGTTTGGCCTGGTCAAGCTGTCGGCTGGCCTTTCATGGCATCCGCTTTCTCTTCCTGCAGGTATTGCAACGGTCAGGATTCGATAAGGATATTCCCATGCCCAAGCGTAAAGCGAATAAATAG
- a CDS encoding TonB C-terminal domain-containing protein has protein sequence MSFLVLFMFGCSTLERPVYIRSYPKCIDVDTCFNIIRAVIESKWHIPESAAEKGLQAKLRVHLGDDKEVIKIVVVESSGDLEFDQTALDSIQLAKDFRELDGLSKEMFETNFRKFIMVFKPD, from the coding sequence GTGAGTTTTCTTGTCTTATTTATGTTTGGTTGTTCAACTTTAGAACGGCCGGTTTATATTCGCTCATACCCAAAGTGTATTGATGTCGATACTTGCTTTAACATCATCAGAGCAGTCATAGAAAGTAAATGGCATATTCCTGAAAGTGCAGCAGAAAAAGGTCTACAAGCAAAACTAAGGGTGCACCTAGGAGACGACAAAGAGGTCATAAAAATTGTCGTTGTTGAGAGTAGCGGAGATCTGGAGTTCGATCAAACAGCGCTAGATTCAATTCAACTTGCTAAAGATTTCCGAGAACTTGACGGCTTAAGTAAAGAAATGTTCGAAACTAATTTTAGGAAATTTATAATGGTGTTTAAGCCTGATTAA
- a CDS encoding response regulator transcription factor: MSHLILIVEDEQDAVQILEYNLKKAGFQTRSAMDGKEALDQAFQEPIPDLVLLDLMLPDISGTEVCRQLRADERTRDTPVIMLTAKGEEIDRVVGFEVGADDYVVKPFFIRELILRINAILRRRNEVRETSGGSTFGCLKLDTERYQAWVEGREIRLTSLEFRLLETLLSRKGRVQSRAVLLDDVWDIQSHVQTRTVDAHINRLREKLGKAGAYIETLRGVGYRFYSSPEQVQEPED, from the coding sequence ATTTCTCATCTTATCCTCATAGTAGAGGACGAACAGGATGCCGTCCAAATCCTGGAATATAACCTGAAAAAGGCCGGCTTCCAGACCCGCTCCGCCATGGATGGGAAGGAGGCGCTGGATCAAGCCTTTCAGGAGCCGATTCCTGATCTTGTCCTACTGGATCTGATGCTGCCCGACATCTCCGGCACGGAGGTGTGCCGTCAGTTGCGTGCTGACGAGCGAACCCGGGATACGCCTGTGATTATGCTGACCGCAAAGGGAGAGGAGATTGACCGGGTGGTCGGCTTCGAAGTAGGGGCCGACGATTATGTGGTCAAGCCCTTTTTTATCCGCGAGTTAATTCTACGTATCAATGCTATTTTACGGCGCCGGAATGAAGTACGGGAAACTTCCGGGGGGAGTACTTTCGGCTGTCTGAAACTGGACACCGAGCGCTATCAGGCGTGGGTGGAGGGGCGGGAGATACGTTTGACATCCCTTGAATTTAGGCTGCTGGAGACGCTGCTTTCCCGAAAAGGCCGTGTGCAGTCACGTGCCGTCCTTCTGGACGACGTCTGGGACATTCAGAGCCATGTCCAGACCCGCACCGTAGATGCCCACATCAACCGGCTGAGAGAGAAACTGGGGAAGGCGGGTGCCTATATAGAGACTCTCCGTGGGGTCGGTTACCGCTTTTACTCATCACCTGAGCAAGTACAGGAGCCGGAGGATTGA
- a CDS encoding DnaJ domain-containing protein, with protein MGKKKKSHKPLKDYYSILGVMKNASLKEIRKKFRKSAQDMHPDRNPSPEATAKFKELGEAYRILKSDKKRNDYDAEIISEYCDTLLGGSFRKKNRK; from the coding sequence ATGGGGAAGAAAAAGAAAAGTCACAAGCCCTTGAAAGATTACTATTCCATCTTGGGGGTGATGAAAAATGCGAGCTTGAAAGAGATCCGCAAAAAATTCCGCAAGTCAGCTCAGGATATGCACCCTGATCGTAATCCCTCACCTGAAGCCACAGCTAAATTCAAAGAGCTTGGAGAGGCGTACAGGATTCTGAAATCTGACAAGAAACGGAATGATTATGACGCAGAGATCATCTCTGAATATTGCGATACCCTGTTAGGCGGCAGTTTCAGAAAGAAGAATCGTAAGTAA